CTCGTTTGAAGGAAAAAGAGAACTCACAGTAGCAAGCAGATGGAGTTGAAACGAAGTGGATTTTTTGAAACGAGAGATCAAAAAACGTGTCTACCTCGAAAATGGGCAATACAATAAAGTATTTTTACGCCGCTCAAGCATGGTGGGAATGCTGTTTTTCATCTTGGTGATGGTCTTGGCATCGAATCTGTTCATCGGCAGTGTGTCGCTCGTGGAAGGCGAAGTCAGCGAAAGTGATATCGTTGCACCGCGAACGACAACATATATTGATGTCGAAAAGACAAAACAGCTGGAAGCGGAAGTCATTGCCAGCGTTGCAAATGTGTATGACATTGATGTGACCGTGACCAAGCGTACCGATGAAGCGATCAATGCCATCTTCGGTGCAATGGCATCGGATACGGTGAAATCGGCCGAGGGGGACAAGCGTGTCGAACTCGTGCAGAACGTAGCAGGTGAAAAGGTATCGCAGGATACGATAAGCGGTCTTTTGTCGCTCTCCGAAGAGTCGCGCAAAGTCGTACAAGACAGTAGTCTTATGATATTGCATCAATATTTCCAGCGCGGTATCCATGACAACGAAGTCGACTTGATGAAGCAAGGCGTTGCCAAAGAAGCCGAAAAGCTGTCGCTTACGGATGAACAAAGACGGCTGACGATCGCGCTTTCTAAGTCGTACCTCACAACGAACGTTATCTTAGATAAAGAAGCGACCGACCAGCGTGTAGAAACGGCAATCGCCAATATGGAACCGGTGCGCGGTATGGTACAAAAGGGTCAGATACTCGTGCGTCGCGGTGATGTCGTAACGGCAGAGCAGGTCAATTTGATGACAGAACTTGGACTGTACTCCGCGCCGATCGGACTCGTTTCGGTCAGTGGTGTCTGTGTGCTCGTCTGCGTCGTTATCTGGCTGGTACGAGCCTATCTTCGTAAATTCGATATTGCTGTCTATCGCGATGACAGACAGATATTCCTTATCATACTAGTCGTGACAGGGTCGCTGCTTCTCGGCAAGATGGCGCATTTTTACTCGCCATTTGCCGCCCCGATGGCGATCGGAACGCTCCTTTTATCTATCTTGATAGGACTTCGCGTCGGTCTGTGCGTGGGGACAGCACTTGCCTGCTTCTTCTGCGTAATGGCAGATTTCGATGTAGGCGTTCTTATCAGTGCTTTTTTGGGCAACTGCATTGCTGTTTACAGCATATCCCGACTGGCATACGGCAACAGCTTGACGCGGACGGGCGTTATGCTCGGTCTGTGCAATTTCTTGGTCGTCGGTGCGATCGGCGTTGCCAAGTCGATGGAGCTTGGAGAAGTATTCTACATCAGCTTCCTTGCGCTCGGCGGCGGTATCTTGTCGGCTGTCATCACGATCGGTATTTTGCCATATCTTGAAAATGCGTTTGAGGTCACGACGCCTGTGAAATTGATCCAGATAGGTCAGTCGAATCATCCGCTCTTGGAACGATTGCTCCTTGAAGCGCCGGGCACACACCATCACGCGCTCGTCGTTGCCAATATGGCAGAAGCGGCGGCTAATGAGATCGGTGCCGACCCGATACTTGTCCGTATCGGAGCGTATTATCACGATGTCGGCAAGCTGTATCGGCCTGCCTTTTTTGTAGAAAATCAATTCGGCGGAGAAAATCCGCACGATCAGATATCGCCGTATC
This region of Selenomonadales bacterium genomic DNA includes:
- a CDS encoding HDIG domain-containing protein, giving the protein MDFLKREIKKRVYLENGQYNKVFLRRSSMVGMLFFILVMVLASNLFIGSVSLVEGEVSESDIVAPRTTTYIDVEKTKQLEAEVIASVANVYDIDVTVTKRTDEAINAIFGAMASDTVKSAEGDKRVELVQNVAGEKVSQDTISGLLSLSEESRKVVQDSSLMILHQYFQRGIHDNEVDLMKQGVAKEAEKLSLTDEQRRLTIALSKSYLTTNVILDKEATDQRVETAIANMEPVRGMVQKGQILVRRGDVVTAEQVNLMTELGLYSAPIGLVSVSGVCVLVCVVIWLVRAYLRKFDIAVYRDDRQIFLIILVVTGSLLLGKMAHFYSPFAAPMAIGTLLLSILIGLRVGLCVGTALACFFCVMADFDVGVLISAFLGNCIAVYSISRLAYGNSLTRTGVMLGLCNFLVVGAIGVAKSMELGEVFYISFLALGGGILSAVITIGILPYLENAFEVTTPVKLIQIGQSNHPLLERLLLEAPGTHHHALVVANMAEAAANEIGADPILVRIGAYYHDVGKLYRPAFFVENQFGGENPHDQISPYLSARILTAHARDGVALCREYNIPQVVIDIVQQHHGTTIAGYFYHKAKTEAEAEGLEVSEDDFRYDGPKPQTKEAALVMLADSCEAAVRSLGKPSGDQIEAMVRKIIKGRLQEGQLDECNVTLKDLSTIGDVFIRLLSSMFHTRIKYPETKELEGDYHANRDQQPTRKNDGDAGDRR